Proteins from a genomic interval of Aureimonas sp. AU20:
- a CDS encoding alkaline phosphatase D family protein, with translation MTGHDGKTGLAAGPILFARGADEHGARMAAVAVTRQGDPAPVFEAPGGAAGEPVRLGALFGHEVWRSDLRLPLSPTAAYGVNGGSFRVATDMSGDLAVGFVSCNGQEHDDEARSHEDRDVMWRRLQSEHARRPFALLLHGGDQLYADEAIKAHPEVERWGELPNEERPGVAWTAEMEEAVRSYFFRRYLDLLRQPAAAALFAAVPSLMIWDDHDIFDGWGSHPPGLQESPVALGLFAAAREMFLLFQLGAADGLLPETCPDRTGRSFTQGAHFPGLSVLLPDLRSERRPDRVMGEAGWAAFEATLTAAPEGARRIVVSSVPALGPRLSLVEALLDFYPRPQQYEDDLRDQWQSRAHRAEWRRFLALMEGEAVCRRSPVTIVSGEIHLATRGTMDLRDGSQLHQLVASGITHPKPPRAMAIGLGLLSRLGESPLKGRKIRLRPLPGQRPVYTADRNYLVVERQAGAWHAVWELEEHGRTPALALG, from the coding sequence TTGACCGGACATGACGGAAAGACCGGCCTTGCGGCAGGGCCGATCCTTTTCGCGCGCGGGGCGGACGAGCACGGAGCCCGGATGGCGGCGGTCGCCGTCACGCGCCAGGGCGATCCGGCCCCGGTCTTCGAGGCGCCCGGCGGGGCGGCGGGCGAGCCGGTTCGACTCGGCGCGCTGTTCGGCCACGAGGTCTGGCGCAGCGATCTCCGGCTTCCCCTGTCGCCGACCGCCGCTTATGGCGTGAACGGCGGGAGCTTTCGCGTCGCCACCGACATGAGCGGCGACCTCGCGGTCGGCTTCGTGTCCTGCAACGGGCAGGAGCATGACGACGAGGCGCGCTCGCACGAGGATCGCGACGTCATGTGGCGCCGGTTGCAGAGTGAGCACGCACGTCGGCCTTTCGCGCTTCTCCTCCATGGCGGCGACCAGCTCTACGCAGACGAAGCCATCAAGGCCCATCCCGAGGTCGAACGCTGGGGCGAGCTGCCCAACGAGGAAAGGCCCGGCGTCGCTTGGACGGCGGAGATGGAGGAGGCCGTTCGCTCCTACTTCTTCCGCCGCTATCTCGACCTCCTGCGCCAGCCGGCGGCGGCCGCGCTCTTCGCCGCCGTTCCCTCGCTGATGATCTGGGACGATCACGACATTTTCGACGGTTGGGGCAGCCATCCGCCCGGTTTGCAGGAGAGCCCGGTGGCGCTCGGCCTGTTCGCGGCGGCGCGCGAGATGTTCCTTCTCTTCCAGCTCGGCGCCGCCGACGGCCTGCTGCCGGAAACCTGCCCGGACCGGACCGGGCGGAGCTTCACGCAAGGGGCGCATTTCCCCGGCCTGTCGGTTCTCCTGCCGGACCTGCGCTCCGAGCGCCGGCCCGACCGGGTCATGGGCGAGGCGGGCTGGGCGGCCTTCGAGGCCACGTTGACGGCGGCACCCGAGGGTGCGCGGCGCATCGTCGTTTCCAGCGTGCCGGCGCTCGGCCCGCGTCTCAGCCTCGTGGAAGCGCTGCTCGACTTCTACCCCCGGCCGCAGCAATACGAGGACGATCTGCGCGACCAGTGGCAGAGCCGGGCGCATCGGGCGGAATGGCGGCGCTTTCTCGCGCTCATGGAAGGCGAGGCGGTCTGCCGCCGCTCGCCCGTCACCATCGTCTCGGGCGAAATCCATCTGGCGACGCGCGGCACGATGGATCTTCGCGACGGCAGCCAGCTGCACCAGCTCGTCGCCTCCGGCATCACCCACCCCAAGCCGCCGCGCGCCATGGCGATCGGGCTGGGGCTCCTGTCGCGGCTCGGCGAATCGCCGCTCAAGGGCCGCAAGATCCGCCTGCGCCCCCTGCCGGGCCAACGGCCGGTCTACACGGCCGACCGGAACTATCTCGTGGTGGAGCGTCAGGCCGGCGCCTGGCACGCCGTCTGGGAGCTGGAAGAGCACGGGCGCACGCCGGCGCTCGCGCTGGGCTGA